The window AAAGTTTCTTCCAGTTTATTCTCCGAACCAGTACTTCATAATTTCCAGCTGGTTTCGTCTGTGGTCCTGGGAAAACGGAAGCCCATGGGCCCCTCCTCACCAAGACATATTTTAATCAAACCCAATCCCAGTCCCTGAACTATGAGATGGGAAAGTAGGGGCCAGGGGTCCCCTTCATGATAAGCACATCATCCTTTAaaactgtgtgtctgtgtgtgtgtgtgtgtgagagagagagagaaaatgggtgaAAGGTTTGTGAAATACTgtacaagaaaaaacagaatgaaaggagTCTGGGAGGGAGAAATATCCTAAGACATGAAAGGCAGGAGTCTACCTCCTGTCCATCATACTGTACCCCTTGCCACACAGGGGAAGGTTGAAGTctccagggaggaggaggtgtAGAGCTGAGAAACCAATGGCCAAAGCTCTCACCAGGATGAGAGGTGGGGCCCCTGGCATCCATTATGTGGGGTTTCTCAGGGTAAAGGGGTGACTGAGGGGCAGGAAGATTCAGAATGATCTGTGAGGCCAACCCTTTGGATGACTGTTGATGGAGACAAATTGGAGGACTCTTGACAAAGTGCAAGAaggacaaacaaaaataaagataggTGAAAGGGAAAATAACCCTCCAACATAAGAGACCAAAACAGGCAGTGGTGGCGGTGAAGGTAGACAAACGTGGTTTTCAGATTCTGATCTGGCCAAGGTTATAGAATGTGGGGCAGCCATAAGAAATATCAAGGCTTCAGGTAGCTAGCACCTTTCAAATTGGCACCATGGCCTTTCCCAAGGGGTGGGACCAACAGGAAGGTTTGAAGGATCCTCCAGCCCAAAGGTCTTAAGTAGCAGTGCAGGGTTTGATATGCCTTCTTCTCATTCCGTCTGCTGCACCTCTCTCCACCTGCAACGCAGCCTCAGTGGAGGGGGGACGGgatgaggcagggaaggagtgCTCATCATCTAGCTCCTGAGACGTCAAGAGATAATCTCGGCAGTATCAGGCTGGTAAATGCAGTGGTCCTGGTATTGGGTGACTTTCTGACCTGCTCTTTACTCTCTTCCAAGCATCCCTCCAGAAGGTACCATGACCCGGACGACTCTTCACATCAGggataagaaaaacacaaacagttCCACATCTCAGAGATTCCCATCGTGAGACAACATCTGTTTTTGGGAGTCCAAGTGATTGGGGTATATGTGGGCATGTCATGCCTGCCTGGGGCTGAGAACCTCCACTGCCCTCTCCTAGGCTTAGCTCAGCTGGTCTGGGGAGAGGCACTGGAGCACACATACCCACTTGTCACTTTCCAAAACAACTACTCTCTCAACCTGACTTTTCACAGTGGTGCTCCAAGTCCAGTGTGCCCCAGACAGCCTGATCTGCTTAGAACTGTGCCCACCACTGGAGTCACCTGGGCCAGGGGAAGCCACCAGCTTAtatgtcctggggctgctgggacGGAAGGAACATGGAAGGGACAGGGCCCTGGGGTTGAAGGAAAAGCTACATTACATTTTTCCATCTATCTGAGGAAGGGGTGGGCTCTGACTGCAGGATTGGTGCTTTAGCAGGACTAAGACAGTAGCCTGGTtcacagatgttaaaaaaaatacacacactaaacaaattATCAACATTTCTCCCCAACCTAATAACTCTCCAAAGAGAGGACAAGTGCTCTGGAGAACCAGAGGTTTTTGCTGCTCCTACTCCCTGTGCAAAAGTGCCTGGGACCTTGCCCCCCGTGGCAGGAAAAAGCAGGTAGTCTGGTGGGCAGCTcagccccaaaataaaaataaacaagcctAAGAGATGAAGCAGGAAAGGGCTGATAGCAGCTGCCTGGAATCTGGGCTGAAAGCCCAAGAGGAAGGTAGTAAGCAAGCTCTATATACAGCTCTTCTCGGGATCTCAGGGACACAGATGGAGAGGAAGCCAGGAGAAGGGTGAGCAGGGATGGGTGGGGTGGGATTGGCGGGGTGGGTAGGTGTCCTTGGGGCAGGACTGAGTACAGGGACTGAGTGAGGGAGCCCAGTTtggcaagaaaattaaaactaatggGGGCAGGGATCCAGGCACGGAGCCTCTTCAGCAAGAGCAGTTCAAAGTCTCTGTCCCTGTCCCAGACAGGCcacctggcccagggcagggctaGGTAGGTGGTGGGAGCACTTGGAGAAGGGACTGTCCTTCCCAATATGCCCCTGACCCAGAGTAGTGTGGCAAACAGCAGGCTTCTCTTCCGCTACCGGTTACCAGTGTCTCGAGTCCACCAGCTCAGGTCGGAGGCTGAGTTTCTTGAGGCTCTCGTAGCCCACCACAATGACAATGGTGGAGGGCGTGGCTGAGATGATTCTGGCTGAGAGGCCCTTCATGAGGCCCCAAGGCCCCTCTTCTGCCATCAGCTGTCTGAAGGTCAGGATGATGGAGTTCTTGCCCTCAACCTGGAAAAGTCAACACAGTGGAGGGCCGTGGTCTGCAGGCAAAGCCCCTCTGCTGGGTCTCCCACTGCTTTAGGCTACGGTGGGAAGAACCAGATTTGGGAGTGACAGAGCTGGATTCTGCTTCTGAGGGACAACGTGGCACAGTGAGTTAGTATGGGCTCTGgtgccagactgcctgggtttgaattgtGCTCCCCAGTTTACTAACAGCATAACCTCAGGTGATTTACTTAACTctttgcacctcagtttcctcaaatataaaaCAGTGACAATAGCACCTACCCCACGTGGTCTTTCTGAGCAGTAAACACAAGACTACTTGTAAATgctaagaacagtgcctggcagacagtgttcaatgaatgttagctgtTATGAATATCATTTGATAAACTACATAGCTATGAGTCTTTAGACTGGGCGCTTCTCTCTGGTCTCAGGGAGGCTGGATTAAATCACCTCTAAGGTCCTCTGCAGCTCTGCCAGCCTGTGATTTTGATTCTGATCATCTCAATCCCTCTGAACCCCCAGGGCTAGAGTCCTCCCCTCTGACCCTGTCATCTCCCACGCACCCCGTGACCTGTCTTCCCTATCACACTGGAAGCCTGGCTAAGGCAggaatctcttctcttttcttttttaacagtcCTGCCCATCTCCACCACCAACCCTTTCATACCCTGACACCAAGCTATACCTTTAGAGACGCCCCACTCAGACCCTCAGCCAACGCAGGACAGAGGCACTCCTTGTTATACCTCCCCCTGTACTGTACGACCTTCACAAGGTAATCCCTTCTATGGCTATGaacatcttcctcttcctccctgcctccttgagCACCCTCCTCCACACTCCCTCTTCCGCTCCAGTACTCTCATCCGACCCCCTCTGCTCCCCTAACCCTCCCACTATCCACGGCCTTGTCAAGGGCTATTTCAGCTATGCCTCTGGGTCCTCACATACACTTTGTCTCCAGCCTGGGAGCTCCTCAAAGTAGACCTGTCCTTTCTCTTGGATCTCCTTGTGGGAGACCCAGGACAAAGCTCAGGAGAGAATGAGGATGAAACCTGTGCACTTTATTATTTGCAAACCAATCAGAtgtcaatttattcattttcaaatgtgtgtggtatggcatgggggagggggcatCCTTTCCTAGGGACACATATACCTAGATTTACCAGCCACCTCCATCCTGGTATCAGGGAAGCTGACTTCACCCCCAACCtgttaaaaaagttattttccttcctgcccctcctcaccATAACCCAATGACCCCACTCTCTTGGACAGCTTTCCTCTTAAGCTACCCAAATCAGACATTAAAACCCCCCATTCTCTCCACCTAAAGCTTTATACAGCCAAAACCTACCATTTGTGTGTTACATATCATCATTCAGATTCTATTTCCTCAGACTAGGTGCTGTGAAATTGTCTTTGAGCTGACTGAAGACAGGGATTATAATTTCCGGACAGCACTACCAAGGGCTTTATCAGTGTTTTTGCTGAGTCCACACAGTACAATCTGTGAAACCTATTCCAGAACAGTCACTCTCACTGTCTGTAGAGAGATCATAGactagtggagaaacctggcagacttCTGAAATTAACTGAAATCAATATGTCTAATAACCACAAACCTGCAAGGTAAGGAAAAGGTGGTTGATAAGCTATGCTAATAGAATGAAAGGCTGGAAGAAACCAGTAAGAATTCCTAGAGGCCTGGGCAAGTAAAGGAGTAGAGGCATGCAAAGTAGCAGACAGGATGAGACAAACATTCTAGGTGCTTCGAAGTGTTCAGCTGGTTTCTGCAGATGGTAAGGTGTAACCACAAGGAAAGGCTTGGATGACCAGGATAAGGCTGGCTGGACTAGCGGGCCATGACACAAGACATCAGGGGAAGCTGGAGGGCCTGAAGATCATGCTTCTAATGGCTTCtctgggaggagggtggagaaggaGGCTGGTCTTACCTGTACTCGGGTTCGGATGACATCCATGGGATTGGTGAGGATGGAAGCAGTGGCTGCAGCCAGGGGCCCCGAGATGGCTTGAAAGACAATGTGAGGGCACTCCTTAGGACAGAGGTACGAGAGCTGCTCTGGAATCAAGGGAAAGACAATGCCTCAAGACATGAGGTACCACCCCATCCACCCTCACGCTGTTTCTACCAGTTGGCCCAACGATGACAAACCCTCCATCCTTAGCCCCTTCATAACCTGTAACTCccgtcttttcttttctttgcttccatctgaactaacaaaaaattataaatctcaGGCCCCTTCCAGAAGTCGTGTTGGTTATATCACCCATTTTGAATAGGATAAGATTCCTctggagggggccggcccgtgaccaagtggttaggttcaagcgctccgcttcagccaccaagggttttgccagttcggatcctgggcatggacatggcaccgctcgtcaggccatgccggggtggtatcccacatgccaaagctggaacgacccacaactaaaaatatacaactatgtacagggggctttggggaggaaaaaggaaaaaataaattaaaaaaatcttaggggccggccccgtggccgagtgcttgaGTTCACGCACTgggcttcggtggcccagggtttcgctggttcggatcctgggcgtggacatggcaccacttatcaggccatgctgaggtggcgtcccacatgccacaactagaaggacccacaactgaaaaaaaatatacaactatgtacgggggggatttgggagaaaaaggaaaaataaaaaaaataataattataataaaacaaaaaaatcttaaaaaaaaaagattcctctgGAGAAGGGGATTTCAAATCTTCTTTGCTTGCTGACTCCTTTCATCTGAGGGACAGAAATCCTTCCTGATGTAAAAACCTTATGCCTGTGCTCTACTCCTCCCAATTCACAGACTAGAAAAACACACactacatattttcttcttttttttaaagattgcacctgagctaacatctgttgccaatcttcttttttttccttggccGGCCCATATGTTCTTATATATGCACTGAACAACTGGTAACACTGATTGTCTCTAAGGAAGGGCCTGGGTGACTATGGTGGATGACGAGCCTTTTCACTGCATACCTTTTCCCAACCtctgaattttgaaccatgtgaatgtttttaaaaataaaaacaagggccaggccagtggcatagcggttaagtgtgcacattctgctctggtggcctgggattcaccagtttggatcctgggtgcggacatggtaccgcttggcaagccatgctgtggtaggcgtcccacatacaaagtagagggagatgggcacagatgttagttcaggcctagtcttcctcagcaaaaagaggaggattggcagcagatgttagctcagggctaatcttcctcaaaaaaatgaaataaaataaaatagacaaataaataaataaataataaaataaaaacaactagaattaaaagagaaagtcaggagccagccctgtggcatagtggttaagtttggcacgctccacttcagtggcctgagttcgcaggttctgatcccaggcatggacatacaccactcatcagccatgctgtggtggcaacctacatataaagtggaggaagactggcacagacattagctcagggcgaatcttcctcaagcaaaaaaaaaagagagagagagagtcataTCCTATAGTGAGAACTTTTCTCCAGGccatatcaagaaagaaaaactcacttttcaaaatgctcatgaagaagatggaacagtACCCAGATCCACCCATTCCCAGTATTGCTGGGAAGTTCACCTGCAACTGAATTTTTTTGCTTTACCTGctctggagatgaaaaacaagaattcattcatttattcaacaaagatttatctaCCACAAGCCAGTCACCCTGGGTTCTGAGGATATAACTGAATAAAGCAGCCTGAAATCCCTGCCTttatgaaatttacattttaatggggGAAGACAggcagtaaacaaataaaaagcaaaatatatagcTATGTCAGAAGGAGATATGTGCTAGCtatagataaaaataaagcaggaaagggggaTAGGGAATGCCAAGAGTAGGGAGTGAAGAGGTTGCCATTTTAAATAAGGTAGTCGTGGACACCCTCTCCAGGAAGGTGAAGTTTGAGCAAAGACCTAAAGGAGAATGCAAGCCATATGGATCTGTGGAAAGAATTTTCCAAGCAGAGGTAACATcctatgcaaaggccctgaggcaggagcacaTCTGAAGTCTTCAAGGGGCGGCAAGGCCAGTATGCCTGGAGCAGAATGAGTGAGGGAAAGAACAGTAGATGAGGTCCAAGAGGTAAATCATTTAGGGCCTTGATAGCATTGCAAGGagtttggcttttactctgagtaagGCTGCATGTAAAATAGATTCATCATCTCAAAGATCccctctcagttttctctctaaGATTCAGTCACCATAATACCTTTAAGAATGTTTTTCTCATGTTCctagttttggtaatttgtagcTAGGCAACTAAAGACTAGGGGACAAGTAGGAAGGTGGGGGGTTGGCAGGGCAGAAGTGAGGGCTTCTGAGTTGCAGCCGCATGGTAGAATTCCTTAAGCCCTACCAGAACTACCTCTCCTCCCATTTCTAACCACTTTCTTCCCTAGGATCAGCATGCAAACAGAAACAATGTAAACTGGCAGCTCTGCCTCACGAGTGTCCTGTTTTTCCCAAGAAGCAAGCATTTTGCAACCATTAGAAGGTAGCATCTGGACTGGCACTAGCAGCCTCCTTGGGCCTGTCTGCACTGGCCCCCAGGCCTGCAAGCTACAGCAGGATGCAGATTCCAATTCTAATCAAGCACACATGCCATTTTCCTGGGGCTTAGGGAGAGGatgaaaaaacaaaggcaagaGGGTTGGAGAAAGAGCCCATatctttccttctccatcattcattcaacaaatgtttactgggCAACTATTTTAACATGAAGATTGCTAGGATCCATTCCCAAAGAATCTGATACAAAGGGCCAGGCTGGAGTCTaggtatgtgaattttaccaaatactCTAGATGAAAGACTGTGttaaacagaagaagaaagagctatcaaaaaaaaaaaaaaaaggtacaatcAGAAAACGGAAGAACCAGAAAAGTACAGTGCCAGAGAGACAAATGATTATAGGTTAGGAAGTCATTACAAAATTTGGTTAGACaagttccaggggctggcccagtggcatagtggttaagttcacacactccgctttggtggcctggggttcaccggttcggattctAGGcttggacctgcacactgctcatcaaaccatgctgtggcagcatcccatatgcaaagtagaggaagactggcacagatgttaactcagggaccatcttcctcaagcaaagaggaagattggcaacagatggtagctcagggccaatcttcctcaccaaaaaaaaagttccaaaTGGGATGGGACAGAATGCCCACTGTCAATGGTTAAGAGCCAGCAGCAGGGATTAGGGAGATTACTGGCATAGACTGTGCCCTAACTGGAGTTTGGTAGTCACCCAAAACTGTGGATGTCAGAGGGCAGCAGGCACACTCAGGTCCTGCTCTTGGTGATGTACTCTGCCCTTTCAGAAGGAAACCTGGCAATACGTTTATTGAGGCCCTCAAAAATGTTATCTTTTGACCtagtaattccatttctgggaaatacttaaaaagcaataaaatttctTATGAACAAAAATACATTATAGGAGCGGAGAGCTTCAAGGTTATATCACATCTTGAATTTAACAATGCTGAGGAAAGGCATCCAACTCAAAAGCTCACTGTAATCCATCAATTTCATCTTCAAATCCCAAATATCCCATGAATTTTGTCATTCCCCACCTTCCAATTCTCTGCCAATAATCCACTAACCTTAGTTGATCCCAATGCACCCAGAACATCTCTATGTTCCACAGTCATCTACTTTACTTGTCTGATTCCCTCCACTATAAAACAGTCATGCACCgtataacgacatttcagtcaatgatgaacTGCATATAATGGGAtcatggtcccataagattaataccttatagcctaggtgtgtagtagaccaTACCacttaggtttgtgtaagtacactctatgtttgcacaacgatgaaatcgcctgatgacacatttctcagaacacatctccatcattaagcaacacatgcctgtataagctccttgaaggcaagaaccacgtcttactcatctttgaatCCTCTTAGatttaaatgtttgctgaataaatgccCATTCTCTCATTAACTCTCCCACTCCAACATGCACAGAGCAACAGTATCTCAGCCCCATTAGTagacccaccctccaccccactctCCCAGGCCCTGCTTACCTGCATAGAAGTGATAGAAGGGCCACCAGACGGCACTGTTTGGGATGTAGGTAAGCAGTGAAGCCACATAGCCTCGGTAGAAGCCTCGAAGCCCATCAGCCCGCAGGATCTGCCTGATGATGTCCTTGGTTTGGCCAAAGGCAACTACCCCTTGTCCCTCTGCGTTCCCTCGCACTTGGAAGCGGCCCATTTTCTCACCCTTGCGCTGCATCATCAAGTGCTGGGAGACCACGTCAATGGGCACTGTGATGCTCTGAGCCACAAGAGAGGCTGAGCCACCGGCCACCAGAGATTTGACTGTGTTGCTCTGGCTGTAGTCAGCTACAAATTTCCGGGTGAGCTCGTAAGTGGTGACATAGCACTGGCCAGAGATGAGGGTGAAGGTGTTGACCAGGAACCCCCGGTAGAGGCCAGTCACACCATCTGCTCGCAGGATCTTGATGAAGGCGTCAAAGGTACCATGGTAGAGGCTCTTGCCTTTCTGAACCTGCAGCCGAGTGCGGATGAGGGTGAATGGGTAGACGCTGACACGGATCATCATCGTCATTGCCACACCAAACACGTAGAACTTCTTCTTGTCCAGGTGTTCCCACTCGATGATCTGGATGTTGCGTTTGTCCTCCATTGTGCCTGAAGACCTGAGGAGTTGAGCAGGGTGGAGGGATGTGAGGAAGGAGGTCAGAACTTCACACTTTCCCTTCCTGGTCAGGCTCTGAAACTTCATTCTCAGGCCTCATCTCCTGGGGGATTCACCTCCCCAAAGCTTAGACTTTACCCAGTCTGGCTCTGCCAACCCCCGCCTGAGTCTTCCTTCACAGATCACGATACTGCCCCTCTCTCACCTTTATCAGTCCTTCCCAATTCCAGAAATTGTTCCTCGGCAACTCCCCCAACTCCACTCCCACCTCGGTTCCCTACCCCCAGCCCATCCGGTCTCTATtctggtctctctgcctctgcctgggccCTGGTGTCATGGcccattctccttctcctctggctcACCCAGGCAGAGCTCAGGATGCTGTGGACAAACTGATCACCTGGCAAGACGCAAGGCCTTTAAGTGGGCTAATGCGATGTCACTAAGTGACATTTAGGAGGTTCCTAAAGGCTGAAGGGAAGTGCTCCATTTTTGATGCTCCTGGGCCCACTGAGGAGCCACTACCTTTGACCTTTCACCCTCAGCAGGGTACCTGTGTTATCACCATTTACCAGCTGACTCACCTTACTTTATTTCTGGTTTCCCATGCTGGCCCCTCTGAGCTCCCCTGACCCACACCCACTTCACTTATATTTTCTCCAGTCTGCATTAGGAGAAAGTGTGGCAAAGATGCTAAGTGGGGCTTTCACACCACAGGAcccccccccactcccctcaCCCCCGCCCTCCAATGAAAGGAGTTAGAAAGTTAGGAACAAGCCAAAGGTCAGAGTCCTCTTTGGTTATTAGATAACTCactctagagaaagaaaagaaccaccTGAGAGCTAAGCAGTTTCCCTAAAGAATCTTGATAACTACAGGGTAGAGAACATAACATGATAAATCATGACCTCAGCGTTATATAATGAAGGGAGATTGAAGTGACACAGAAGATACAGACTCTGCCTTCAAGAACTTCACAGTCTATTCAAGGAGACACAGTATCCCTCTGGGGAATGGATGTAAGATATGGAGACAAAGAAACTAGGGCAAATTAATGTACATGTGGCCCTCATGTTAAGTGTATCCATCACCTAAAGTTTAAACAAAACTAATAATCTTACTAATGCAATAACTGTGTAAAATCAGGAGCTTCCAACTTAAGAACTGGCAAACGAGAGGACATCATATATTGGACATATTCTTATTGGACATATTCTTAGTGACGATCTAAGTGCTCCTGTGTAAGGTACTAGACGTTTTCAGCCGGAAGGGGAAAGTGGGAAGTTAAATTCCAGGACGTACGAAGTCAGGGGCTCCCCAGGCTCTGAGAGATATCCCTAAGGGCTGGGAAAGGAGATGGCCACATCAAAGGGACCACTCTAGAGGGCTGAAATGTTTTACACAAGCAGTCCTGATGCCAGTGCCTTGGCAGACCTCATATCAAGTGTCTAATCAGAGTCCATCTTCAACCGCTGTCCCCAGCCAAAGGTCCCAACTAGCCTAAGCAGCTTCTTGGTTTGCCATGGAAGTCAGCAGGG of the Equus quagga isolate Etosha38 chromosome 13, UCLA_HA_Equagga_1.0, whole genome shotgun sequence genome contains:
- the SLC25A44 gene encoding solute carrier family 25 member 44, translated to MEDKRNIQIIEWEHLDKKKFYVFGVAMTMMIRVSVYPFTLIRTRLQVQKGKSLYHGTFDAFIKILRADGVTGLYRGFLVNTFTLISGQCYVTTYELTRKFVADYSQSNTVKSLVAGGSASLVAQSITVPIDVVSQHLMMQRKGEKMGRFQVRGNAEGQGVVAFGQTKDIIRQILRADGLRGFYRGYVASLLTYIPNSAVWWPFYHFYAEQLSYLCPKECPHIVFQAISGPLAAATASILTNPMDVIRTRVQVEGKNSIILTFRQLMAEEGPWGLMKGLSARIISATPSTIVIVVGYESLKKLSLRPELVDSRHW